The window AAATCGTGCTTATAATAGATAAAGAAATAGCTTCTCTATTTAACCAGACTATTGAAAAATTGTATGGTGATAAGGAGCTTAAACCTATAGAAATATCAGTTGCAACAAATGAAAAATTTGGAGATTTCCAAACTAACTTTGCAATGATGAACTCAAAATTAATTGGAAATAATCCAAGAGCAATAGCTCAAGAGATAGTTAATAACTTTGTAGAAAACAATGTTATTGAAAAACTTGAAATTGCAGGACCTGGATTTATAAATATATTCTTAAAAAATGAATATTTAGGTGATTTGGTAAAAAAATCAAGAGAAGAAAAATATGATTATTCATTCCTTAATAGAAAAGGAGATGTACTTATAGATTTCTCTTCACCTAATATAGCAAAAAGAATGCACATAGGACATCTACGTTCTACAATAATAGGAGATGCTATAGCTAGAATTCATAGATATCTTGGATACCATGTAGTTGCAGACAACCACATTGGTGACTGGGGTACACAGTTTGGTAAATTGATAATAGGATATAGAAAATGGCTTAATAAAGAAACTTATAAAGAGAATGCAATAGAGGAACTTGAAAGAGTTTATGTGCAATTCAGTAAGGAATCAGAAGATCATCCAGAACTTGAGGAAGAAGCAAGACAAGAACTTAAAAAGCTTCAAGATGGAGACCCTGAAAACTTTGCACTTTGGAAAGAGTTTATAAAAGTATCTATGGATGAATATGAAAAACTTTATGGAAGACTTGATGTTCATTTTGATACTTACTACGGGGAATCTTTCTACCATGATATGATGCAAGGTGTAGTAGAAGAACTTGTTGAAAAAGAGATAGCTGTTGAAGATGATGGTGCAAAAGTTGTATTCTTCCCAGAAGAAGAGAACCTTTTCCCATGTATAGTTCAAAAGAAAGATGGAGCTTTCTTATATTCAACATCTGATATTGCTACTGTAAAATTTAGAAAAGATAACTATGATATAAATAAAATTATATATTTAACTGATGAGAGACAACAGGACCACTTTAAACAATTTTTCAGAATAACAGATATGTTAGGATGGGACGTTCCTAAATACCACGTTTGGTTTGGTATAATGAGATTTGAAGATGGTGTATTCTCTACAAGAAAAGGAAATGTAATAAGACTTGAACAACTTCTAGACGAAGGTAAAAAGAGAGCTTACGACATAGTTAATGAAAAGAACCCAGATCTTTCAGAAGAGGAAAAACAAAATATCTCTGAAATAGTAGGAGTAGGAGCTATAAAATATGCTGATCTTTCTCAAAATAGACAGAGT of the Fusobacterium sp. DD2 genome contains:
- the argS gene encoding arginine--tRNA ligase, producing MLIIDKEIASLFNQTIEKLYGDKELKPIEISVATNEKFGDFQTNFAMMNSKLIGNNPRAIAQEIVNNFVENNVIEKLEIAGPGFINIFLKNEYLGDLVKKSREEKYDYSFLNRKGDVLIDFSSPNIAKRMHIGHLRSTIIGDAIARIHRYLGYHVVADNHIGDWGTQFGKLIIGYRKWLNKETYKENAIEELERVYVQFSKESEDHPELEEEARQELKKLQDGDPENFALWKEFIKVSMDEYEKLYGRLDVHFDTYYGESFYHDMMQGVVEELVEKEIAVEDDGAKVVFFPEEENLFPCIVQKKDGAFLYSTSDIATVKFRKDNYDINKIIYLTDERQQDHFKQFFRITDMLGWDVPKYHVWFGIMRFEDGVFSTRKGNVIRLEQLLDEGKKRAYDIVNEKNPDLSEEEKQNISEIVGVGAIKYADLSQNRQSPIIFEWNKILSFEGNTAPYLQYSYARIQSIMRKAESEGKTIDYSKKIIINDKLEKALANHIAAFPMAVIKAAETFKPNIIADYLFELAKKFNSFYNNCPILNQEDDILFSRGLLAKVAGETIKDGLSLLGIETLDRM